Within Trichoderma atroviride chromosome 2, complete sequence, the genomic segment GACAGTGACAACTGCGCCCTCGGGAACTTGGCCTCGCAGACGCAGGTTCTGGAAGAGGACGTCGGGGTCCTGGCGGTTGTGGTTGCCGCCGGTATCGTGCGTGTCCATGCCCAGGTAGTGGCCCAGGCCGTGGGGGAAAAAGGCCTGGCTGATTCTGGCGTTGAAAATCTCCTCCCTGTCGCCCTTGAGGATGCCCAGAGCCAGCAGGCCGGCAATGGCATGCTTGTGGGCCAGGACGTGGGCCTGTTCCCAGTGCATGTCGGCCCTGATCATATTAATGACCTCCTGTTGCATCTTGAGGACAATGTCGTAGATTTCGCGGGCCTCCTTGGTGAACTTGCCGTTGAGGGGAAAGGTTCTGGTCTGTTTGCATGGCTGGTTAGCAACAATTTGATAGAAGCATAACGAAGCTAGATGTACTCACAATGTCAGAGGCATAGTTGTTCCACTCAGCTCCGGCATcaatcagcagcagctgctttcCTGCCAGCGGAGCGTCGTTGGGAACGTAGTGCagcgtcgccgccgcagtGCCGCTGGCCACAATGGGGTGGTACGCCATCTCCTTTGCGCCGTTGGCCACGCACCGCTccaagaagacggcctcGAGCTCCCTCTCGTTGGACgccttgttggccttttCGACGACGGCCTTGTGCGCCGCGCTGGACACGGCGTTGGCCTTGCGGATCATGGCCACCTCGAACTCGTCCTTGACGACACGCGACACCTCGATGGCGGGCTTGAGGAGCTGAAAGTCCTTGTTCTCGAAGCCGATCAAGGTGATGTGGTCCGACACCTGGTCCTGGATGGCGTAGACTGTCGAGTTGGAGTTTGTGCCCGCGAGGTGGGCGAGCGAGGCGTTGACCTCGGTGGTGAGCTTGACCTCGTCGACGTCGTAGAGCCTGAGGGCGTCGTCGATGGTGGTGGGCAGGCCGGACCAGATGACATCGTGGGGGTCGATCGGGGGGGATGAAGAGCGTGGACTTTGAGGAGGACATGTCGTAGGTGAAGAAGCAGTCGGCGAGGTTGCAGCCGGTGAGGTAGTAGAAGAAGCGGCGCTGTCTATGCGGCGCCGGTTAGCAATGCACATCCATGGCCGTATAAGCCAGAGAGTGTCTAGGTAGAGTCGAAGCTTACCGGAAGGGCTCGGGCGAGTCGTTGTCCTCGAGAAGCTTCGTGTGGCGGCCCTCGAGATAGAGAACGCCGCTGGCCTGGGGGTCCTTTTTGCGGATGAGGTCGACGACGCGGCGGGCGTGCGCCTTGCCCGGGTACTTGCCCTTGAGCACGGCTTCAAAGTCTTGGGCAACCATTTCTGCTGAGCTTTTGCGCGATGAGAAGAAACGGGGGAGAGATGcgggagaagatggtggagGAGCAAAAGCCGTCCGAGGCTGGAGTCGGATTTGgagctggcgatgatgcgTATGGTGGGGGAGGCTCACGCCGACGCGGGGCTTTTTGGGTCCTTTGAGCAGCAGAGTTGGCCGATGGAGAGGTCGCAGCATGGGCTCTGGGCTCTTTGGAGTGCTGTAATTTCTGTGATTCTAGCGGGACAGAGTGGGATGTTGCCGTCTGTAGAGGCCACTCAACGGGTAGCTCAAGGCTTGGGAATTTTTGGTTTTCTCATGTATCCGTACTCCGTCCAAGATGGCCGCATTTCTGTCTGCTAGGGGACTTTTTGTGCGCTAAAGAGAGAGGATGGGGTC encodes:
- a CDS encoding uncharacterized protein (MEROPS:MER0001733); its protein translation is MCIANRRRIDSAASSTTSPAATSPTASSPTTCPPQSPRSSSPPIDPHDVIWSGLPTTIDDALRLYDVDEVKLTTEVNASLAHLAGTNSNSTVYAIQDQVSDHITLIGFENKDFQLLKPAIEVSRVVKDEFEVAMIRKANAVSSAAHKAVVEKANKASNERELEAVFLERCVANGAKEMAYHPIVASGTAAATLHYVPNDAPLAGKQLLLIDAGAEWNNYASDITRTFPLNGKFTKEAREIYDIVLKMQQEVINMIRADMHWEQAHVLAHKHAIAGLLALGILKGDREEIFNARISQAFFPHGLGHYLGMDTHDTGGNHNRQDPDVLFQNLRLRGQVPEGAVVTVEPGIYFCKFIIDPYLENPEQSKYIDTSVLAKYWDVGGVRIEDNILVTDFGYENLTTAIKDPAELEALMASS